The Coleofasciculaceae cyanobacterium genome includes a window with the following:
- a CDS encoding photosystem I assembly protein Ycf3, with protein MSRTQRNDNFVDKTFTVMADIILKALPTNKKAKEAFAYYRDGMSAQGDGEYAEALENYQEALTLEEDPNDLSYILYNMGLIHASNGSIDKAIELYTEAIDLNPRMPQALNNVAVIYHYEGEKAKEIGDVEKAESYYDKAAEYWKQAIRIAPNNYMEAQNWLKITGRSEMDVFF; from the coding sequence ATGTCACGTACTCAAAGAAACGATAACTTCGTAGATAAAACTTTTACCGTCATGGCAGACATTATTCTCAAAGCTCTGCCTACCAATAAAAAAGCCAAGGAAGCCTTTGCCTATTACCGCGATGGAATGTCGGCTCAGGGCGATGGAGAGTATGCAGAAGCTCTAGAAAACTATCAAGAGGCGTTGACTCTGGAAGAAGATCCTAACGATCTCAGCTATATTCTTTATAATATGGGCTTAATTCACGCCAGTAATGGTAGTATCGACAAAGCGATCGAGCTATACACTGAAGCGATCGACTTAAATCCTCGAATGCCTCAGGCATTGAATAACGTTGCGGTTATTTATCATTACGAAGGAGAAAAAGCCAAGGAAATAGGGGATGTCGAAAAGGCAGAGTCTTATTATGACAAGGCGGCTGAATATTGGAAGCAGGCGATCCGAATTGCGCCCAATAACTATATGGAAGCTCAAAACTGGCTCAAGATTACAGGACGTTCTGAAATGGATGTATTCTTTTAA
- a CDS encoding acetolactate synthase large subunit, whose product MKKLTTDKRSTEVMDELNVAEVLVHCLESEGVEYVFGLPGEENLHVLEALKDSSIQFITTRHEQGAAFMADVYGRLTGKAGVCLSTLGPGATNLMTGVADANLDGAPLVAITGQVGTDRMHIESHQYLDLVAMFAPITKWNAQIVRPDNTAEVVRKAFKVAQAEKPGAVHIDLPENIAAMSLNSKPLLRDNREKTYASTRSLNAAAAAISKAKKPMILAGNGVIRGCASEALTEFATQLNIPVANTFMGKGAIPYTHPLALWTIGLQQRDLIICAFEEADLVIAVGYDLIEYSPKKWNPVGDKQIIHVDESRSEIDSSYIPKVEVIGDISDSLNDIVKRCDRSCKETPMAISNLRSQIRENYEQYANDDGFPVKPQKIIYDLRQVMAPEDIVISDVGAHKMWMARHYHCDCPNTCIISNGFAAMGIAIPGAMAAKLVYPDRKVVAVTGDGGFMMNCQELETALRVKTPFVTLIFNDNGYGLIEWKQINQFGHSTSISFGNPDFVKFAESMGLKGYRVESAADLIPTLQKALADDVPAIIDCPVDYKENLRFSQKSGHLSCNIEL is encoded by the coding sequence GTGAAAAAATTAACAACCGATAAGCGGAGTACTGAGGTAATGGACGAGTTAAATGTGGCAGAGGTTTTAGTGCACTGTTTGGAAAGCGAAGGGGTAGAATACGTCTTTGGTTTGCCAGGAGAAGAAAATCTACACGTCTTAGAAGCACTAAAAGATTCATCAATTCAATTTATCACAACTCGTCACGAGCAAGGTGCTGCTTTTATGGCAGATGTTTATGGCCGTCTCACAGGTAAGGCAGGAGTCTGTTTGTCTACTTTAGGGCCTGGGGCAACTAACCTGATGACAGGAGTTGCTGATGCTAATCTTGATGGTGCGCCTTTAGTCGCAATTACAGGGCAAGTAGGAACAGATCGCATGCATATTGAATCCCATCAATATCTTGACCTGGTAGCAATGTTCGCTCCGATCACTAAATGGAATGCCCAAATTGTTCGCCCCGATAACACTGCCGAAGTTGTGCGCAAAGCTTTTAAAGTTGCCCAAGCCGAAAAACCTGGTGCTGTTCATATTGATTTACCAGAAAACATTGCTGCAATGTCTTTAAATAGTAAGCCTTTGTTGCGAGACAACCGTGAAAAGACTTATGCCTCGACTCGCAGCCTTAATGCTGCTGCTGCTGCCATATCTAAAGCCAAAAAACCGATGATTTTAGCTGGAAACGGCGTAATTCGAGGTTGTGCTAGTGAAGCCCTAACTGAATTTGCCACTCAATTAAATATTCCAGTTGCCAACACCTTTATGGGAAAAGGGGCAATTCCCTATACTCACCCTCTGGCTTTGTGGACGATTGGATTACAGCAGCGGGACTTAATTATCTGTGCTTTTGAAGAAGCAGATCTGGTGATTGCAGTTGGTTATGACCTAATTGAATATTCTCCTAAAAAATGGAATCCCGTCGGTGACAAGCAGATTATCCACGTTGACGAAAGCAGATCGGAGATCGATAGTAGCTACATTCCAAAGGTAGAAGTAATTGGCGATATTTCAGATTCTCTTAATGATATTGTTAAACGTTGCGATCGCTCCTGTAAAGAAACTCCGATGGCAATAAGTAACTTGCGGAGCCAAATTAGAGAAAACTACGAACAGTACGCTAATGATGATGGTTTTCCCGTTAAGCCGCAAAAGATTATCTACGATCTCCGCCAGGTCATGGCTCCAGAAGATATTGTTATTTCTGACGTAGGGGCGCACAAAATGTGGATGGCGCGCCATTATCACTGTGACTGTCCTAACACCTGTATTATTTCTAATGGCTTTGCAGCAATGGGTATTGCCATTCCAGGGGCGATGGCAGCTAAGTTAGTTTACCCTGACCGCAAAGTTGTCGCCGTGACTGGCGATGGAGGCTTTATGATGAACTGTCAGGAATTGGAAACTGCTCTAAGAGTTAAAACTCCTTTTGTAACTTTAATTTTTAATGATAATGGCTATGGCTTAATCGAATGGAAGCAAATCAATCAGTTTGGTCATTCCACCTCGATTAGTTTTGGCAATCCAGACTTTGTTAAATTTGCCGAAAGTATGGGACTTAAAGGCTATCGAGTCGAATCGGCTGCCGATCTAATTCCTACTTTACAAAAAGCTTTAGCAGATGATGTACCTGCAATCATTGACTGTCCTGTGGACTATAAGGAAAATTTACGATTTTCGCAAAAATCAGGACATCTCAGCTGCAATATCGAGCTCTAG
- a CDS encoding MFS transporter, giving the protein MKSSNWRDKFDLPPLFWLIALIALINSISFTIIIPLLYPYAKQFGLSDFQASLLTTSFALSQFFGTPVLGRLSDRLGRKYILVFSLAGTMVANLLASVAGVAWLLYTARMLDGLTGGNTSVASAVISDITTPQQRPKAFGIFGATFRLGFVIGPVLSYLAQQLPTLPGISSLGMSFLISAAIAAFASLLTLFFLPETTSHQESFKLSWDDFAFGKIAKSATRPKLGQLFILTFLSGSTFTIFTFAFQPFFLNVLNQDAKGLAIMFALVGILGFISQVFALEPLSKKFNLINIIAVSLALRGVTFLLMPTFPTYWAFVIILVMFGVVNSFAMPLIDTVLSLNSHAKEQGEVLGINSSYLSMSNAIGPVISGLLVSINYTAPLWITGGLTILVAGFAFRLKSQFRCNKAVMNG; this is encoded by the coding sequence ATGAAAAGCTCTAACTGGCGCGATAAATTCGATTTGCCTCCTTTATTTTGGCTAATTGCGCTGATCGCCCTGATTAACTCAATTAGCTTTACAATTATTATTCCGCTGCTCTATCCCTATGCAAAACAGTTTGGGCTAAGTGATTTTCAAGCAAGTTTATTAACTACTTCTTTCGCCCTGTCGCAGTTTTTCGGTACTCCTGTCTTAGGTAGGTTATCCGATCGCCTGGGTCGTAAATATATTCTGGTATTTAGTTTGGCAGGAACGATGGTTGCCAATTTATTAGCTAGTGTAGCGGGGGTTGCTTGGCTGTTATATACGGCGAGAATGCTAGATGGTTTGACCGGGGGGAATACTTCAGTAGCTAGTGCAGTAATTAGCGATATCACTACTCCCCAACAACGACCTAAAGCCTTTGGTATCTTTGGAGCGACTTTTCGTTTAGGGTTTGTGATCGGCCCTGTTTTGAGTTATTTAGCTCAACAGTTACCAACGTTGCCAGGAATTTCTTCTTTGGGGATGAGTTTTTTGATTAGTGCGGCGATCGCCGCTTTTGCTTCTTTATTAACTTTATTTTTCCTTCCCGAAACCACCTCTCACCAGGAAAGCTTCAAATTAAGCTGGGATGATTTTGCCTTTGGTAAGATTGCTAAGTCGGCAACTAGACCCAAGTTAGGGCAGCTGTTTATCCTGACGTTTCTTAGCGGTAGCACTTTTACAATTTTCACCTTTGCCTTTCAGCCATTCTTTCTCAACGTTTTAAACCAGGATGCTAAGGGTTTGGCAATTATGTTTGCTTTAGTAGGCATTCTAGGCTTTATCTCTCAGGTATTTGCTCTAGAGCCTTTAAGTAAGAAATTTAATCTGATTAATATTATTGCCGTTTCACTGGCGTTGCGGGGGGTAACTTTTTTGTTGATGCCAACGTTTCCAACTTATTGGGCATTTGTAATTATTTTGGTGATGTTTGGGGTGGTCAATTCTTTCGCCATGCCGTTAATTGATACGGTATTGTCGCTTAATTCTCATGCCAAAGAACAGGGAGAAGTCCTGGGCATAAATTCATCCTATCTAAGTATGTCTAATGCGATCGGTCCTGTAATTTCAGGCTTATTAGTCAGCATAAATTACACTGCTCCTTTGTGGATTACAGGCGGGTTGACTATTCTGGTTGCTGGTTTTGCCTTCAGGCTCAAGTCTCAGTTTAGATGCAATAAAGCAGTGATGAATGGCTAG
- a CDS encoding tetratricopeptide repeat protein, with translation MSKKTSKKTKTSKTLSRIVTIVLGLGFAGSTLAIALSSVFSQNNYSAANSGNTDDAPVAEEQIELQIDGYEKVLEREPKNVTALEGLAQIYLQTEDPKRAIPTLEKLVEYYPEQQQYAGILQIIKQQEAKQPAATKEKSQTTKQSE, from the coding sequence ATGAGTAAAAAAACCAGTAAAAAAACTAAAACAAGCAAAACACTGTCCCGTATTGTTACTATAGTTCTGGGTTTAGGGTTTGCTGGTTCGACATTAGCGATCGCACTCAGCAGCGTTTTTAGTCAAAATAATTATAGTGCTGCAAATTCTGGCAATACAGACGATGCTCCCGTCGCAGAAGAACAGATCGAGCTACAGATTGATGGCTATGAAAAAGTATTAGAACGAGAACCCAAAAATGTTACTGCTCTAGAAGGATTAGCCCAAATTTATCTTCAAACGGAAGATCCCAAAAGAGCCATCCCTACTCTAGAAAAACTAGTCGAATATTACCCAGAGCAACAACAATACGCTGGCATTCTACAGATAATTAAACAGCAGGAAGCTAAACAACCAGCAGCGACAAAAGAAAAATCCCAGACAACTAAACAAAGCGAATAA